In the Topomyia yanbarensis strain Yona2022 chromosome 3, ASM3024719v1, whole genome shotgun sequence genome, one interval contains:
- the LOC131690649 gene encoding alpha-protein kinase 1-like: MAGYKCVNFIDLCRLCASSGGGKTGIFSEEGKRRNILSKITDCLKIKVHEKDRLPKSVCAKCLKQLDTQVEFRESVVKAQGMLESCLNSTKLRNGGMVYIKDDSVKDQHFDPVHTVLSTVKSSTDVGVPATITLPTIQTQPLPTQTQQVRLVPATVTSTAQQSVASTSACAPTMTTPIIINNLPKGFAQSNNTIPATATIMTPNADFLSSIMQAVGIQSGETQQDRSQVQNQQHVQNQHQQQQQQQQQQQQQQMAQYTITLDGQTIKANQIHYKIQDTNQTFVSAGANSETEQPTTYQQMDEFLKLKTPVKSVKREFLEKTPPESSAAKKPKISVLFKSPSAGQPALVTTTPTKSAILATTSSPVSVSSSPISITPVSSTTSIGGFSAGTMITSTPVNSVPSGTTPIKTTIPVLDASKMMQGNKCIVPIMLKTDSGGEQIALAPIGNVGDMNKGLLPNVQYVQMKLETGADGMFRLAPMQMPPALTLTPQGLQQFGIQPLQTIQTQHAQQHQIQIQPQAHLTMPSVQVPLSNYLSLVEKSSQAQAASEMQTSQANLIITTQQVQQQQQLQQQQQQQQQQQQQQQQQQQQQQQQQQQQQQQQQQQQQQQQQQQQQQLQQQQSQSQVQQTAQVQIIHRQVNQPQPPQQPKPQKPNPPPQPVQQAQPIQVNRARPVEQNDPLNSSTESNEGSLTAQSIAATQQMKAISALSVKQDSMESGGATCSGTASAGVSFTSCDVCSKSFKRKEHLMQHLKSHVGLRPFKCDESGCDKSFSRKEHLMRHIVSHTGKKLFSCPVCRKYFSRKDNLNKHKKTHQDNNSSAPFHCSICKKGFYIKGQFLKHKQMHDSVAPESSEQKIIKKLPVMEKNDSTPLPSQQSQQQQQQQQQPHQAQLPTQQQQQQQPQQQQQHPPNLQTSTVVQPQQIFTIPAQIQNSSKSQIIHQLQIAMPNSMASSQQSQQSTIQTLAGLGGATKTAIIKSADGNSATVYTIPSNFIIGGTQFLGASRELLGNIKIEQIT; this comes from the exons ATGGCTGGTTACAAGTGCGTAAACTTCATCGATTTGTGTCGCTTGTGTGCCAGCAGCGGAGGTGGTAAAACCGGTATATTTTCGGAAGAAGGTAAAAGGAGGAATATCCTGTCGAAAATAACGGATTGTTTAAAGATAAAG GTGCACGAGAAAGACCGATTGCCGAAAAGCGTTTGCGCAAAATGTCTGAAACAGTTGGATACACAGGTGGAGTTTCGGGAGTCAGTAGTGAAAGCTCAAGGAATGCTAGAGAGTTGCCTCAATTCGACAAAGCTGCGTAATGGGGGGATGGTTTATATTAAAGATGATTCAGTTAAGGATCAGCATTTCGATCCGGTCCATACCGTTCTGAGTACGGTTAAATCAAGTACCGATGTTGGAG ttcCTGCCACAATAACCCTTCCTACCATCCAGACGCAGCCATTACCAACGCAAACCCAGCAGGTCAGGTTAGTTCCAGCAACCGTTACCAGCACCGCACAGCAATCAGTCGCATCGACTTCTGCATGTGCTCCGACCATGACCACTCCAATCATCATAAACAACCTTCCGAAAGGGTTCGCTCAGTCCAATAATACCATCCCTGCAACGGCTACCATCATGACTCCGAATGCCGATTTCCTCAGTAGTATTATGCAGGCAGTTGGAATTCAATCCGGTGAAACCCAGCAGGACCGATCCCAGGTTCAGAATCAGCAGCATGTGCAGAACCAAcatcaacaacagcaacaacagcagcagcaacaacaacaacagcaaatgGCTCAATACACGATTACGTTGGATGGGCAAACGATCAAAGCTAACCAGATACATTACAAAATTCAGGATACTAATCAGACTTTTGTTTCTGCTGGGGCAAATAGTGAAACGGAACAGCCGAC aaCGTACCAGCAAATGGACGAGTTTCTTAAATTGAAAACACCGGTCAAATCGGTGAAGAGAGAATTTCTGGAGAAAACGCCG CCTGAATCATCGGCAGCAAAGAAACCAAAAATTAGCGTTCTTTTCAAATCGCCTTCAGCCGGCCAACCTGCGCTAGTTACGACGACACCAACCAAGTCAGCTATTTTGGCGACAACGAGCTCACCGGTATCCGTGTCCAGCAGTCCGATCAGTATAACACCTGTTTCTTCGACGACCAGCATAGGAGGATTTTCGGCTGGAACAATGATTACTAGCACACCGGTCAACAGTGTGCCCTCTGGCACCACGCCTATAAAAACGACAATTCCGGTGTTGGATGCGAGCAAAATGATGCAAGGCAATAAATGTATTGTTCCGATTATGCTGAAAACGGATAGTGGGGGTGAACAGATTGCACTAGCCCCGATTGGCAATGTTGGCGATATGAATAAAGGTCTCCTCCCCAATGTGCAGTacgtgcagatgaaacttgaaaCGGGAGCGGATGGGATGTTTCGGCTTGCACCGATGCAAATGCCACCAGCCCTCACATTGACTCCACAGGGTTTGCAGCAATTTGGTATTCAACCGCTGCAAACGATACAAACGCAACATGCCCAACAACACCAAATCCAAATTCAACCACAGGCACATCTGACGATGCCAAGCGTGCAGGTTCCGTTGTCCAACTACCTAAGTCTAGTCGAAAAATCATCACAAGCGCAAGCTGCAAGTGAGATGCAAACATCTCAGGCAAATCTCATCATTACAACACAGCAAGttcaacaacagcagcagttgcaacaacaacagcagcaacaacagcagcagcaacaacagcagcagcagcagcaacaacagcagcagcagcagcagcaacaacaacagcagcagcaacaacaacagcagcagcagcagcaacaacagcaacaacaacaattgCAGCAACAGCAATCACAGTCGCAAGTGCAACAAACAGCGCAGGTTCAAATTATTCATCGGCAGGTGAATCAACCGCAGCCGCCGCAACAACCGAAACCCCAGAAACCCAATCCTCCACCTCAGCCAGTGCAGCAGGCACAGCCCATTCAAGTAAACAGAGCTCGACCAGTCGAGCAAAATGATCCACTGAATTCCTCCACTGAATCTAATGAAGGATCCCTGACGGCACAATCCATAGCTGCAACACAGCAGATGAAAGCCATTTCCGCCCTCTCCGTTAAGCAGGACTCAATGGAGAGCGGTGGGGCAACGTGTAGTGGCACTGCTTCCGCTGGCGTTAGCTTTACCTCCTGCGATGTGtgttcaaaatcgttcaaacgAAAGGAACACCTGATGCAGCACCTCAAATCGCACGTTGGCTTGCGACCGTTCAAATGTGACGAATCAGGTTGCGACAAATCGTTCAGTCGGAAGGAACATCTCATGAGACATATTGTTTCGCACACGGGGAAAAAGTTGTTTTCCTGTCCAGTATGCCGAAAATACTTCTCTCGGAAAGATAATTTAAACAAGCATAAAAA AACTCACCAGGACAACAACAGCTCAGCACCGTTCCACTGTTCTATATGTAAGAAAGGCTTTTATATCAAGGGACAATTTTTGAAGCACAAGCAAATGCATGACTCTGTGGCACCAGAATCTTCTGAGCAGAAG ATAATTAAAAAGCTTCCGGTCATGGAAAAGAACGATTCAACTCCACTTCCATCTCAACAGtctcaacaacaacaacaacaacagcagcagccgcATCAAGCACAGTTACCTacacaacaacagcaacaacaacaaccacagcaacagcagcaacatcCACCAAACCTGCAAACAAGTACCGTCGTTCAACCGCAACAAATTTTCACAATCCCGGCGCAAATTCAAAACAGCAGCAAGTCCCAAATAATCCACCAGCTGCAGATTGCGATGCCAAACAGTATGGCCAGTAGTCAGCAGAGTCAACAGAGCACCATTCAAACCCTAGCTGGACTGGGAGGGGCCACCAAGACGGCCATCATCAAATCGGCGGATGGGAATTCTGCCACCGTCTATACCATCCCGTCTAATTTCATCATCGGCGGGACGCAGTTTCTTGGTGCGTCACGGGAGCTCTTGGGAAATATTAAAATCGAACAGATCACCTAG